The sequence GCTCGATAGTCTCTTTCATCTTCTGCTCTAGCTTGGCTAGGAATTCAACCTTATCTTCTTTTGAAGCAACCAAAATATCTCCCCCTAAATAAATCTTTGTAAGTAGATTATACACTAAAAATTGCACAATTGGAAGATTAGCAATAAGGGTATATAATAGGAGAAGATAGAGAAATAAAGAGGGGTGGATATGTTGAGCATAGAGGCGGTAAACAAATACTATATATCAGATGGGAAACTTTTAGAGATAGAGAATACAGCGGAGTTCAAGTCTATAAGAGGACCTCTTGTGTACGAGGTAAACAGAGTTATGGACGGAGTGGTGCTATTTGAAGAGGGGCATGTCAAGAGGCTCAAGGACTCGCTCGAGATGCTGGGGCATGAGATGCAGTACTCTGAAGAACAAGTGGATCAGATGATGGCCCAGCTTATAGAGGCCAACGAGGTGGAGAACCAGAACATAAAGATAGTCTACGGCAACCTAGAGGACAGAGAGCACAAGATGCTGCTCTACTTTGTGAAGTCTCATTATCCTGACAGAAGCGTGTACTCGAAAGGTGTAAAGACAATACTGTTTGAGTCCGAGAGGGAGAACCCTAACGCCAAAGTGGTAGACCAGAGCCTTAGAGACAGGATAAACGAGAAGATAGCAGAGGAAGGGGCCTTCGAGGCACTTCTGGTGGATGAAAATGGATATATCACAGAGGGAAGCCGCTCCAACTTCTTCTATATAGTGGACGGAAAACTCTACACTCCGCCGGCCGAGAAGGTGCTGCTCGGGATTACAAGAAGAGAGGTTATAGCGGCCGCGCAAGAAAGAGGCATAGAGCTCGAGGAAAAGCCACTTCGCGCAGCAGATATAGAGAGCGTAGACGGGGCTTTTGTGACAGGCACTTCGATAGATGCGCTTCCGATAGCTCAAGTGGGAGATATAATGCTCGACACGGCCAATAACGAGATTATGAAGAGCATAATAGAAGGGTACAACAAGAGGGTGGAAGACTATGTAGCAAAAAAGAAGACCGATTAAGGTCTTC is a genomic window of Andreesenia angusta containing:
- a CDS encoding aminotransferase class IV → MLSIEAVNKYYISDGKLLEIENTAEFKSIRGPLVYEVNRVMDGVVLFEEGHVKRLKDSLEMLGHEMQYSEEQVDQMMAQLIEANEVENQNIKIVYGNLEDREHKMLLYFVKSHYPDRSVYSKGVKTILFESERENPNAKVVDQSLRDRINEKIAEEGAFEALLVDENGYITEGSRSNFFYIVDGKLYTPPAEKVLLGITRREVIAAAQERGIELEEKPLRAADIESVDGAFVTGTSIDALPIAQVGDIMLDTANNEIMKSIIEGYNKRVEDYVAKKKTD